In Zea mays cultivar B73 chromosome 7, Zm-B73-REFERENCE-NAM-5.0, whole genome shotgun sequence, the following proteins share a genomic window:
- the LOC542472 gene encoding beta-amylase — protein sequence MAGNALANYVQVYVMLPLDVITVDNTFEKEDETRAQLKKLTEAGADGVMIDVWWGLVEGKEPGVYDWSAYRQVFKLVQEAGLKLQAIMSCHQCGGNVGDVVNIPIPQWVRDVGKSNPDIFYTNRSGLTNIEYLTLGVDDQPLFHGRTAIQLYADYMKSFRENMADFLDAGVVVDIEVGLGPAGEMRYPSYPQSQGWVFPGVGEFICYDKYLQADFKAAAEEAGHPEWDLPDDAGTYNDTPEKTQFFADNGTYQTDKGKFFLTWYSNKLIKHGDKILDEANKVFLGCKVQLAIKVSGIHWWYNVPNHAAELTAGYYNLDDRDGYRTIAHMLTRHRASMNFTCAEMRDSEQSSEAKSAPEELVQQVLSAGWREGLNLACENALNRYDATAYNTILRNARPQGINKNGPPEHKLHGFTYLRVSDELFQEQNYTTFKTFVRRMHANLDYNPNVDPVAPLERSKAEIPIEEILEVAQPKLEPFPFDKDTDLPV from the exons ATGGCGGGGAACGCGCTAGCCAACTATGTCCAGGTCTACGTCATGCTCCCG CTGGATGTCATCACTGTCGACAACACGTTCGAGAAGGAGGACGAGACGAGGGCGCAGCTGAAGAAGCTGACGGAGGCGGGCGCCGACGGGGTCATGATCGACGTCTGGTGGGGGCTGGTGGAAGGGAAGGAGCCGGGAGTCTACGACTGGAGCGCCTACAGGCAGGTGTTCAAGCTGGTGCAGGAGGCCGGGCTGAAGCTGCAGGCCATCATGTCGTGCCACCAGTGCGGCGGCAACGTCGGCGACGTCGTCAACATCCCGATCCCGCAGTGGGTGCGGGACGTCGGCAAAAGCAACCCCGACATCTTCTACACCAACCGGAGTGGGCTGACGAACATCGAGTATCTCACGCTTGGAGTGGACGACCAGCCTCTCTTCCATGGGAGAACTGCCATTCAG CTGTATGCTGATTACATGAAGAGCTTCAGGGAGAACATGGCAGACTTCTTGGATGCTGGTGTCGTTGTGGACATTGAGGTGGGACTTGGCCCTGCTGGCGAGATGAGGTACCCATCGTATCCCCAGAGTCAGGGATGGGTGTTCCCAGGCGTTGGAGAATTCATA TGCTATGATAAGTACCTGCAAGCAGACTTCAAAGCAGCAGCAGAAGAGGCTGGGCATCCTGAGTGGGATTTGCCTGATGATGCTGGGACGTACAATGACACTCCTGAGAAGACCCAGTTCTTCGCGGATAACGGAACATACCAGACCGACAAGGGGAAGTTCTTCCTCACATGGTACTCAAACAAACTGATCAAGCACGGTGATAAGATCTTGGACGAAGCAAACAAGGTCTTCCTGGGATGCAAGGTGCAGCTGGCAATCAAA GTCTCTGGCATACACTGGTGGTACAACGTTCCAAACCATGCAGCTGAGCTCACTGCCGGATACTACAACTTAGATGACAGAGATGGCTACAGAACCATAGCACACATGCTCACAAGGCATCGTGCTAGCATGAACTTCACTTGTGCTGAGATGAGGGACAGTGAACAGAGTTCAGAGGCGAAAAGTGCACCTGAGGAACTGGTTCAACAG GTGCTGAGTGCTGGATGGAGAGAGGGCCTAAATTTGGCATGTGAAAATGCACTCAACCGATATGATGCAACAGCTTACAACACCATCCTCAGGAATGCAAGACCTCAAGGCATCAACAAGAATGGCCCTCCAGAACACAAGTTGCACGGATTCACCTACCTCCGAGTATCTGATGAACTGTTCCAGGAACAGAACTACACCACTTTCAAAACTTTTGTCAGGAGAATGCATGCTAACCTG GATTATAATCCAAATGTCGATCCAGTTGCACCATTGGAAAGATCAAAGgcagagataccaattgaagaaatcCTAGAAGTAGCACAGCCAAAATTGGAGCCATTTCCCTTCGACAAGGACACCGACCTACCAGTTTAA
- the LOC542279 gene encoding oxygen-evolving enhancer protein 3-1, chloroplastic translates to MAQAMASMTGLSQGVLPSRRADSRTRTAVVIVRASAEGDAVAQAGRRAVIGLVATGIVGGALSQAARAETVKTIKIGAPPPPSGGLPGTLNSDQARDFDLPLKERFYLQPLPPAEAAARVKTSAQDIINLKPLIDKKAWPYVQNDLRLRASYLRYDLKTVIASKPKEEKKSLKELTGKLFSTIDDLDHAAKIKSTPEAEKYFAATKDALGDVLAKLG, encoded by the exons ATGGCACAAGCCATGGCGTCGATGACCGGCCTCTCGCAGGGCGTCCTGCCCAGCAGGCGCGCCGACAGCAGAACCAGGACGGCCGTCGTCATCGTCAGGGCGTCCGCGGAGGGCGACGCCGTTGCGCAGGCGGGCCGCCGCGCCGTGATCGGGCTGGTGGCCACTGGCATCGTCGGCGGCGCCTTGTCGCAGGCGGCGCGCGCCGAGACCGTCAAGACCATCAAGATTGGAGCCCCGCCGCCGCCCTCCGGTGGACTCC CCGGGACTCTCAACTCTGACCAGGCGAGGGACTTCGACCTCCCCTTGAAGGAGCGGTTCTACCTGCAGCCGCTGCCgccggcggaggcggcggcgaggGTGAAGACGTCGGCGCAGGACATCATCAACCTCAAGCCGCTCATCGACAAGAAGGCGTGGCCGTACGTccagaacgacctccgcctccggGCCTCCTACCTGCGCTACGACCTCAAGACCGTCATCGCTTCCAAGCCCAAGGAGGAGAAGAAGAGCCTCAAGGAGCTCACCGGCAAGCTCTTCAGCACCATCGACGAT CTTGACCATGCCGCGAAGATCAAGAGCACCCCAGAGGCCGAGAAATACTTCGCAGCAACCAAAGATGCTCTTGGCGATGTTCTCGCCAAGCTAGGCTAG
- the LOC100283328 gene encoding 60S ribosomal protein L24, which translates to MSFRAREMYKKVVRRVGGEGKLPAELMKSVKDMLPDSNVIMGRAKRGIFAGRHIRFGNKVSEDGGNKSRRSWKPNVQEKRLFSYIHDRHIRVKVTTHALRCIDKAGGIDEYLLKTPYNKMDTEMGIVWKAKIEKMYSDLGEMEVGFFPPEEEAKVKEGFDEVRAAKKDFRREAKRALAKQRQLEASSAGDDQAGEVTHTKEKVSAAAAKL; encoded by the exons ATGTCGTTCCGGGCGCGGGAGATGTACAAGAAGGTGGTGCGGCGCGTGGGCGGCGAGGGGAAGCTGCCGGCGGAGCTTATGAAGTCGGTGAAGGACATGCTTCCCGACAGCAACGTCATCATGGGGCGGGCCAAGCGCGGCATCTTCGCTGGGCGACACATCCGGTTCGGGAACAAGGTCTCCGAGGACGGCGGCAACAA ATCAAGGCGATCATGGAAGCCAAATGTTCAGGAGAAGCGTCTTTTCAGCTATATTCATGACCGGCACATTAGAGTCAAGGTTACCACACATGCGCTTCGGTGCATTGACAAAGCTGGTGGGATAGATGAATACCTCCTGAAGACACCTTACAATAAAATGGATACTGAGATGGGGATAGTGTGGAAAGCAAAAATCGAAAAGATGTATTCAGATTTGGGTGAGATGGAAGTAGGCTTCTTCCCTCCTGAGGAAGAGGCTAAGGTTAAAGAGGGCTTTGACGAGGTTCGTGCTGCCAAGAAGGACTTTCGTAGGGAAGCAAAACGAGCTTTGGCAAAGCAAAGGCAGCTAGAAGCAAGTAGTGCTGGTGATGACCAAGCGGGTGAAGTCACGCATACAAAGGAAAAGGTATCAGCTGCTGCTGCTAAACTCTGA